Proteins from a single region of Pseudopedobacter saltans DSM 12145:
- a CDS encoding FecR family protein has translation MQKTDLQELVAKYLNNACTPEEIHYLNEWYNSFDNEQNPIDLLSDLQQQQLKQRLRKRIKNNISLINRQPDETLNHNKRTTDRIYFLRAIAATVLIVLGIFLFRYHKVQPIMQEVVAFNQSKNIQKLILEDGSTVWLNPNSKITYPKEFKLTKREITMSGEIFFEVKPDAKRPFIIHSDNIVTRVLGTSFLVRAKKGTPAEVSVVTGKVSVRLQQQYEDAGVILYPDQKATYSKTDNVLKKGRESGNSDLSMWRKATLTFNNRALKDVLPILDEKFGVDITTSNKDLLNFSLEADFTDQSLPSILEMLEKSLDLKYEINGRKIILIKTINSKPMIDENN, from the coding sequence ACCCCAGAGGAAATACATTATTTAAATGAGTGGTATAATTCGTTTGATAACGAGCAAAATCCTATTGATCTGCTATCGGATTTACAGCAGCAGCAACTAAAGCAGCGCTTAAGAAAGCGTATTAAAAATAACATTTCATTAATCAATCGGCAACCAGATGAGACTTTGAATCATAATAAAAGAACAACTGACAGGATTTATTTTCTACGTGCAATAGCTGCAACTGTATTGATAGTACTTGGAATTTTTCTTTTTAGGTATCATAAAGTACAGCCTATAATGCAGGAAGTTGTTGCGTTTAACCAATCAAAAAATATTCAAAAATTGATTCTTGAAGATGGAAGTACGGTATGGCTTAACCCTAATAGCAAAATTACATATCCAAAGGAATTTAAATTGACTAAGAGAGAAATTACCATGTCTGGCGAGATTTTTTTTGAAGTCAAACCCGACGCTAAAAGGCCTTTTATTATTCATAGTGACAATATTGTAACAAGGGTATTGGGCACAAGTTTTTTAGTAAGAGCAAAAAAGGGTACTCCGGCAGAGGTTTCGGTAGTAACTGGAAAAGTATCGGTACGTCTTCAACAACAGTATGAAGATGCAGGTGTAATTCTGTACCCCGATCAAAAAGCGACTTATTCCAAAACAGATAATGTCTTAAAGAAAGGGAGGGAAAGCGGAAACTCTGACTTAAGCATGTGGCGAAAAGCAACGTTAACATTTAATAATAGAGCATTAAAAGATGTTCTTCCCATCCTGGATGAAAAATTTGGAGTTGATATTACGACTTCCAACAAAGATCTTCTGAACTTTTCCCTCGAAGCAGATTTTACAGATCAGAGTTTACCCTCAATATTAGAAATGCTGGAGAAATCTCTTGATTTAAAATATGAAATAAACGGCAGGAAGATAATCTTAATTAAAACCATAAACAGTAAGCCTATGATTGATGAAAATAATTAA
- a CDS encoding TonB-dependent receptor, giving the protein MKMYLKKSLTWSRIIKSTISQGAIAFLFTGITFANDTSAQAILDRKVTISINDNLGVVLNALKENAKVKFVYSKDVIKIDQQVSLNVNDQKLGVVLDKLLNINGISYEAIDNRIVLGKSPDKTVDAASLKPSIEMVQVKVSGLVADSKGEPLIGVGVQLKGAKIATSTDVNGRYSLNLPDGNGILVFTYIGYVTREIPVNNQSTINVILADDSKSLEEVVVVGYGTQKKVNLTGAVDVISGERLENRPASKVSDLLKGTSPNLNITMNFRGGEPGAASNFNIRGVGSINLDGVRGVSTSPLVLVDGVEMDINNVDPESIESVSVLKDASASAIYGSKAPFGVILITTKKGNKDGKVNVQYNNTLSLASPVRPLSQVDALTWATAYNQANANALVATPIYSDEQMNRIRDYIAGTYPYEYDPNNPISGIFLGRRNGNANYDWARLMFKDNTFNQKHNINVSGGTDKTQFYIAGGFTDQDGMYNYGYDFYKRYNFLTNLSTRVTNWLSLNTSLKYAKGYSDYPLGITTVGRDHAFGEFLTWAPMTPMYNINGTIQNPLIRMMEDGGRDKLETNDFLLVLGGEFEPVKGWKTNVSYNHNVQTDRQMVNPKPVMVELGNGTFGNIGKPSATYQSVFSQPLYTLFNVVSSYEKQVNNHYFKGLLGYEQDKKTFSSLNATASGLITTEVPSISTSVGNKTVEDDLWHWATEGIFGRLNYNFKEKYLLEFSARYNGSSRFAENLRWGFFPSGSVGYNISKENFWDPVKPYVNMLKLRGSYGSLGNQNVYDYSQYIKRIDPVAELNWIIDGQRPPYANVPKIISPTITWETVSTLNLGLDAEFLKNKLGLAFDWYNRRTDDMMTRGKDLPYLLGTLAPNVNNASLTTKGFELAVSWNDRISSDFAYNARITLGDSRTRVLKFNNEKGIIDNFYVGKEIGEIWGYITDGLIQTQGEAMYNQSFFYPTWGPGDMKYKNLDGDRYLDTNGNPIINDGTRTLDDHGDLTIIGNTSPRYNYSFTGGASWKSFDFNIFWQGLGKHDYYPHINAGMFYGMLTAFGSSTILKDSPALDYWRPANETNILGPNTDAYFAKPYFTTQTNKNRQVQSRYVLNGAYLRLKNISVGYTIPQKLSNKLFLQKARIYVAGENLLTFTGLPKVYDPETVFAQNAGNVPQATYPVSRYWIMGFNLTF; this is encoded by the coding sequence ATGAAAATGTATTTAAAGAAAAGTTTGACATGGTCCAGAATTATAAAGAGTACTATTAGTCAGGGAGCCATTGCCTTCTTATTTACAGGGATAACTTTCGCAAACGATACCAGCGCTCAGGCCATATTAGATCGAAAGGTAACTATATCAATTAACGATAATTTGGGCGTTGTGTTAAACGCACTTAAAGAAAATGCAAAAGTTAAATTTGTTTATAGTAAGGATGTCATAAAGATAGACCAACAGGTCTCGCTAAATGTTAATGATCAAAAGCTAGGTGTTGTTTTAGATAAGCTTTTGAATATTAATGGAATTTCATATGAGGCAATAGATAACCGGATTGTGTTAGGTAAAAGCCCTGACAAAACTGTAGATGCAGCCTCACTAAAACCATCCATTGAAATGGTTCAGGTCAAAGTAAGCGGTCTGGTAGCAGATAGTAAGGGAGAACCTTTAATTGGTGTAGGTGTTCAACTTAAAGGCGCAAAAATCGCTACAAGTACTGATGTAAATGGCCGCTACTCCCTTAATTTGCCAGATGGCAATGGTATTTTGGTGTTCACCTATATAGGGTACGTCACCAGGGAAATACCGGTAAATAATCAGAGCACTATTAATGTAATTTTGGCAGATGATTCTAAATCTTTGGAGGAAGTAGTCGTGGTTGGCTATGGTACACAAAAGAAAGTTAATCTTACAGGGGCGGTTGACGTGATTTCTGGAGAACGACTAGAGAACAGACCGGCATCCAAAGTTTCTGACCTATTAAAGGGTACGTCCCCGAATCTTAACATTACAATGAATTTCAGAGGTGGCGAACCTGGTGCCGCTAGCAACTTTAATATAAGGGGTGTTGGTTCGATTAATCTTGATGGTGTCAGGGGCGTAAGCACTTCTCCTCTTGTTTTGGTTGATGGTGTGGAAATGGATATCAATAATGTAGACCCTGAATCTATTGAAAGTGTTTCGGTTTTAAAAGACGCTTCGGCATCTGCAATCTATGGTTCAAAAGCACCTTTTGGTGTTATATTAATTACTACCAAAAAAGGGAATAAAGACGGTAAAGTTAATGTTCAATATAACAATACCTTATCATTAGCTTCTCCGGTTAGGCCACTTAGCCAGGTAGATGCCTTAACGTGGGCAACAGCTTATAATCAGGCTAATGCCAATGCTTTAGTAGCAACCCCAATATATTCAGATGAACAAATGAACAGGATAAGGGATTATATAGCTGGAACATATCCTTATGAATATGACCCAAACAATCCCATTTCCGGTATCTTTTTGGGAAGACGTAACGGCAATGCCAATTACGATTGGGCAAGATTAATGTTTAAAGATAATACCTTCAATCAAAAACATAACATTAACGTTTCCGGCGGTACAGATAAAACACAATTCTATATTGCCGGTGGATTTACAGACCAGGATGGAATGTATAACTATGGTTATGATTTTTATAAAAGATATAATTTCTTAACTAACCTTTCTACCCGAGTGACCAATTGGCTGAGTTTAAATACCAGTTTAAAATATGCAAAAGGTTATTCCGATTATCCTCTTGGTATTACAACAGTAGGCAGAGACCATGCTTTCGGTGAGTTTCTTACCTGGGCACCTATGACACCTATGTACAATATTAATGGTACTATTCAAAACCCCTTAATAAGGATGATGGAAGACGGAGGAAGGGACAAACTGGAAACTAATGACTTTTTATTAGTACTAGGAGGAGAGTTTGAACCTGTAAAAGGATGGAAGACAAATGTCTCTTATAATCATAATGTACAAACAGACAGGCAAATGGTAAACCCTAAACCAGTTATGGTAGAACTAGGCAACGGTACATTTGGCAATATAGGTAAGCCAAGTGCTACTTATCAGTCGGTTTTCTCACAGCCTCTCTACACGTTATTTAACGTAGTTTCATCTTATGAAAAGCAAGTCAACAATCATTATTTTAAAGGATTATTAGGTTACGAGCAGGATAAAAAAACATTTTCAAGTCTTAATGCAACAGCGTCAGGTTTAATTACTACCGAGGTGCCATCTATAAGCACTTCAGTTGGAAATAAGACAGTTGAAGATGATTTATGGCATTGGGCAACAGAAGGTATTTTTGGCCGTTTAAACTATAATTTTAAAGAAAAATATCTATTAGAATTCAGCGCCCGTTATAACGGTTCTTCCAGATTTGCAGAAAATCTGAGATGGGGCTTTTTCCCTTCAGGATCTGTTGGATATAACATTTCTAAAGAAAACTTTTGGGATCCTGTGAAACCGTATGTTAATATGCTTAAGTTAAGGGGGTCATACGGCTCTTTAGGAAATCAGAATGTCTACGATTATTCTCAATATATAAAAAGGATTGATCCTGTTGCAGAACTGAACTGGATAATTGACGGGCAACGCCCTCCATACGCAAACGTTCCGAAAATAATTAGCCCTACGATAACCTGGGAAACGGTGTCTACCTTAAATCTTGGATTAGATGCAGAATTTTTGAAAAACAAATTGGGGCTTGCTTTTGATTGGTACAACAGGAGAACGGACGATATGATGACTAGAGGAAAAGACTTACCATACCTTCTGGGAACACTAGCTCCAAATGTTAATAACGCTTCTTTGACAACCAAGGGTTTTGAACTTGCGGTAAGCTGGAATGACCGTATTTCATCTGATTTTGCATATAATGCCAGAATAACTTTGGGAGACAGCAGAACAAGGGTATTAAAATTTAACAATGAAAAAGGAATTATTGATAACTTTTATGTAGGTAAAGAAATTGGCGAAATATGGGGTTATATAACCGATGGTCTAATACAAACACAGGGAGAAGCTATGTATAACCAGAGTTTCTTTTATCCTACATGGGGGCCGGGTGATATGAAATATAAAAATCTTGACGGAGACAGATACCTGGATACAAATGGAAACCCTATCATAAATGATGGAACAAGAACATTAGATGACCATGGAGACTTAACCATTATTGGTAATACTTCCCCAAGGTATAATTATAGTTTTACAGGGGGAGCTAGCTGGAAAAGTTTTGATTTTAATATATTTTGGCAAGGCTTAGGTAAACATGATTATTACCCACATATCAATGCTGGCATGTTTTACGGTATGCTTACCGCATTTGGATCATCGACCATTCTTAAAGACTCCCCTGCTCTTGACTACTGGAGGCCTGCTAATGAAACGAATATATTAGGGCCGAATACCGATGCTTATTTTGCCAAACCTTATTTTACTACTCAAACCAATAAGAATCGTCAGGTACAATCGAGATATGTTCTAAATGGGGCATATTTAAGACTAAAAAATATTAGCGTAGGGTACACTATACCTCAAAAGCTATCCAATAAACTGTTTTTACAAAAAGCCAGAATTTATGTAGCCGGAGAAAACCTGCTAACTTTTACAGGTCTTCCAAAAGTGTATGATCCTGAAACCGTTTTTGCGCAGAATGCGGGTAATGTTCCTCAGGCAACTTATCCTGTTTCTCGTTATTGGATAATGGGGTTTAATTTAACCTTTTAA
- a CDS encoding RagB/SusD family nutrient uptake outer membrane protein: MKSLKTIISFIAFGIVFTGCEKDFLQRSPLDEVEDSAFFTDPEHLKTYVNQFYNSTIFIRYANHGNDFDSDNQIRINIDQRLEGTRVISSTGSIPFASVRSINYFFDNYKRVEEKHALNTYKQYLGEAYFFRAVIYFNLLQDYGDIPWITTELSSESPDLYKPRDPRNIVADNIIAQLDSAAKYLTADKTSGAGRINKWMALLMQSRVALYEGTWEKYHNGTDFGVANPQPAKYFNKAVEAADKIMTSNLYDVYTTGSPSTDYKDLFALRDYSTNKEVMFWKKYDNNLSRGSSAFVNDRNFRMETPSGNTITKQLADSYLAIDGKPITGNANFMGYSTLKLEGQNRDPRFFQTIASPDDIWKIAAGTPNKFWKEVYDKRNSTADYNAPTGYLIVKGYNPNMIYHVQQFEETPSILYRYAEVLLNYAEAKAELGTIDQADINKTIKKLRDRVGMPNLILTNITTDPKWDFPTLSPIINEIRRERRVELALEGFRLPDILRWAAADELIFGKRPKGFLASQHPANTTPVDNEGFLDPYKNTIPSGYGFKLNRDYLNSIPVSERVLNPALTQNPGW; encoded by the coding sequence ATGAAATCTCTAAAAACAATCATCAGTTTCATAGCATTTGGTATAGTCTTTACCGGATGCGAAAAAGATTTTTTACAAAGGTCTCCTTTAGATGAAGTAGAAGATTCAGCGTTTTTTACAGATCCCGAGCATCTTAAAACATACGTAAATCAGTTTTATAACAGCACAATTTTCATCAGATATGCGAATCACGGGAATGATTTTGACAGTGATAATCAGATCAGAATAAATATTGATCAGCGTTTAGAAGGCACACGGGTGATTTCATCTACCGGGTCTATACCATTTGCAAGTGTTAGGAGTATCAACTACTTTTTTGATAATTATAAAAGAGTAGAAGAAAAACATGCCCTTAATACTTACAAACAATATTTAGGCGAAGCATATTTCTTTAGAGCCGTGATCTACTTTAATCTTTTGCAAGACTACGGAGATATTCCATGGATAACTACCGAGCTCAGTTCTGAATCTCCTGATTTATATAAACCAAGAGATCCAAGAAACATTGTTGCGGATAATATTATTGCACAATTAGACTCGGCAGCTAAATATTTAACAGCAGATAAAACCTCAGGTGCAGGCCGTATAAATAAATGGATGGCCCTTTTAATGCAAAGCAGAGTTGCCTTATATGAAGGCACATGGGAAAAATACCATAATGGTACCGATTTTGGTGTTGCAAACCCCCAGCCAGCTAAATATTTTAATAAAGCTGTAGAAGCTGCCGATAAAATTATGACCTCAAATTTGTATGATGTTTACACAACAGGCAGTCCTTCTACTGATTACAAAGACCTGTTCGCTCTTAGAGATTACTCTACCAATAAAGAAGTAATGTTCTGGAAAAAATACGATAATAATTTATCGAGAGGTAGTTCGGCATTTGTAAACGATAGAAACTTTAGGATGGAAACGCCATCAGGGAATACAATTACAAAACAGCTGGCAGATTCTTATTTAGCCATTGATGGAAAGCCAATTACCGGAAATGCAAATTTTATGGGCTACAGCACCTTAAAGTTAGAAGGCCAGAACCGAGATCCGCGATTTTTCCAAACCATAGCTTCACCGGATGATATCTGGAAAATTGCTGCAGGCACACCAAATAAGTTCTGGAAAGAAGTATACGACAAACGTAATAGTACTGCAGATTATAATGCGCCAACCGGGTATCTAATTGTAAAAGGTTATAATCCTAATATGATTTACCATGTTCAGCAGTTTGAAGAGACTCCCTCTATTCTCTACAGATACGCAGAAGTTTTGTTAAACTATGCAGAGGCAAAAGCTGAGTTAGGAACAATTGATCAAGCGGATATAAATAAGACTATTAAAAAGCTTCGGGATCGGGTTGGTATGCCAAATTTAATATTAACTAATATTACTACAGATCCAAAATGGGATTTTCCTACACTTTCTCCGATAATTAATGAAATTAGACGAGAAAGACGGGTTGAGCTGGCTTTAGAAGGTTTCAGGCTACCGGATATTTTACGCTGGGCAGCGGCAGATGAGTTGATTTTTGGAAAAAGACCTAAAGGATTCTTA